In Arthrobacter burdickii, one DNA window encodes the following:
- a CDS encoding GNAT family N-acetyltransferase: protein MELDPGTVSIIQLAWSRLLGLDDDALADGGEGRLYSIDDDAPVLTFVTLFGREVLRGPGWAVDAGRHLPALELRSSSTLLTLSRDHGGRGLGEAQLYFCDALPEFEGPSAVVSSEAGLVRALERLCPPDDVAEADLSGVEHPFVLVDEGDQETDEPTPLAGAGYDIWEGILAHLAVLTPPEHRRKGHAQRITAVAVEEAMAAGLVPQWRARTDNTASQRTARRAGFAFAGTQTSVLLDS from the coding sequence GTGGAACTCGACCCCGGGACGGTCTCGATCATCCAGCTCGCCTGGTCGCGTCTGCTGGGGCTCGACGACGACGCCCTCGCCGACGGCGGCGAGGGCCGCCTGTACAGCATCGACGACGACGCCCCGGTGCTGACCTTCGTGACGCTGTTCGGCCGGGAGGTCCTTCGGGGCCCGGGGTGGGCCGTCGACGCGGGGAGGCACCTACCGGCCCTGGAACTGCGCAGCTCCTCGACCCTGCTCACGCTCAGCCGCGACCACGGCGGGCGCGGCCTCGGCGAGGCGCAGCTCTACTTCTGCGATGCCCTGCCCGAGTTCGAGGGCCCGTCGGCCGTCGTGTCCAGCGAGGCGGGCCTCGTCCGGGCGCTCGAGCGGCTGTGCCCGCCCGACGACGTCGCCGAGGCGGATCTCAGCGGCGTGGAGCACCCGTTCGTCCTCGTCGACGAGGGCGACCAGGAGACGGACGAACCGACTCCCCTGGCCGGCGCGGGCTACGACATCTGGGAGGGCATCCTGGCCCATCTCGCGGTCCTGACGCCGCCCGAGCATCGACGGAAGGGCCACGCCCAGCGCATCACTGCCGTGGCCGTCGAGGAGGCCATGGCCGCAGGACTGGTCCCGCAGTGGCGCGCGAGGACCGACAACACCGCATCCCAGCGGACCGCCCGCCGTGCGGGGTTCGCCTTCGCCGGGACGCAGACATCGGTGCTACTCGACAGCTGA
- the mshD gene encoding mycothiol synthase, which produces MTAAQHTPTWSVDRVEGAPSPAALEEIHRLASAATEADGNPPLSEQTLVTLRAQDAGDRLLVVTARTSGQQESELAGVAVITRGAEDGAVLELVVAPDGRGEGAGTALIEAVLAEGIPGLRGWSHGNHSAAADLAARFGFEPVRELWRMRLTRAAVEQSVPALQLPEGVALRAFVRGQDEDAWLAANAAAFAHHPEQGATTRADLEARMDEDWFDADGFLLAVREEDGTLLGFHWTKVHPAVGAHPPMGEVYVVGVTPEAQGMGLGKALTIAGIEYLHGKGLQAIMLYVDADNTAAVALYRKLGFTRWDVDVMYAGKAQQPTL; this is translated from the coding sequence ATGACAGCCGCGCAGCACACCCCCACCTGGTCCGTCGACAGGGTCGAGGGTGCCCCTTCGCCCGCCGCCCTCGAGGAGATACACCGCCTCGCATCAGCCGCCACCGAGGCGGACGGGAACCCGCCCCTGTCCGAACAGACCCTGGTGACCCTCCGGGCGCAGGACGCCGGGGACCGGCTGCTGGTCGTCACGGCACGGACATCCGGACAGCAGGAGAGTGAACTGGCGGGCGTCGCCGTCATCACCCGCGGCGCCGAGGACGGCGCGGTGCTCGAACTCGTCGTCGCACCCGACGGACGCGGCGAGGGCGCAGGAACCGCGCTCATCGAGGCCGTCCTGGCCGAGGGCATCCCCGGCCTCCGGGGCTGGTCGCACGGGAACCACTCCGCTGCCGCCGACCTCGCCGCGCGATTCGGGTTCGAACCCGTGCGGGAGTTGTGGCGCATGCGCCTGACGCGTGCCGCCGTCGAGCAGTCCGTCCCCGCCCTGCAGCTTCCCGAGGGAGTGGCCCTGCGTGCGTTCGTCCGCGGCCAGGACGAGGACGCGTGGCTCGCGGCCAACGCGGCTGCGTTCGCCCACCACCCCGAGCAGGGCGCCACGACGCGCGCCGACCTCGAGGCACGGATGGACGAGGACTGGTTCGACGCCGACGGGTTCCTGCTGGCGGTGCGCGAGGAGGACGGCACCCTGCTCGGCTTCCACTGGACGAAGGTCCATCCCGCTGTCGGCGCGCACCCTCCCATGGGCGAGGTGTACGTGGTCGGCGTCACGCCGGAGGCCCAGGGCATGGGCCTCGGCAAGGCCCTCACCATCGCGGGCATCGAGTACCTCCACGGCAAGGGACTGCAGGCCATCATGCTGTACGTCGACGCCGACAACACCGCTGCCGTCGCCCTGTACCGGAAGCTCGGCTTCACCCGCTGGGACGTGGACGTCATGTACGCGGGCAAGGCGCAGCAACCCACCTTGTAA
- a CDS encoding FABP family protein has product MSIDLPTDLTPELVPLSWLLGTWEGTGMLGEGTADSERFSQRVVFSQNGLPYLQYSAESWLIDEQGSQLRPLSVETGFWALDRKLNDADVGPGLSPADIVPALKTADEVEQFRNDAGGFDITATIVHPGGIAELYYGSIKGPQIQLSTDLVMRGQHSKEYTAATRLFGLVEGNLYWRWDVAADGNSLEAHASAILKKAS; this is encoded by the coding sequence ATGTCGATTGACCTGCCCACCGACCTGACGCCCGAGCTCGTCCCACTGTCGTGGCTCCTCGGAACCTGGGAGGGGACCGGGATGCTCGGCGAGGGCACGGCAGACTCGGAGCGCTTCTCACAGCGCGTCGTGTTCTCGCAGAACGGCCTCCCGTACCTGCAGTACAGCGCCGAATCGTGGCTCATCGACGAGCAGGGCTCGCAGTTGCGCCCGCTCTCGGTCGAGACGGGCTTCTGGGCGCTCGACCGCAAACTGAACGACGCCGACGTCGGCCCCGGCCTGAGCCCCGCGGACATCGTCCCGGCCCTCAAGACCGCCGACGAGGTCGAGCAGTTCCGCAATGACGCCGGTGGCTTCGACATCACGGCCACCATCGTCCACCCCGGCGGTATCGCCGAGCTCTACTACGGGAGCATCAAGGGCCCGCAGATCCAGCTCAGCACCGACCTCGTGATGCGCGGCCAGCACTCCAAGGAGTACACCGCCGCCACGCGCCTGTTCGGGCTCGTCGAGGGCAACCTGTACTGGCGCTGGGACGTCGCCGCGGACGGCAACTCGCTCGAGGCGCACGCCTCCGCCATCCTGAAGAAAGCCTCCTGA
- a CDS encoding ankyrin repeat domain-containing protein, with amino-acid sequence MNADAGRDGDAGPGGTGDDAGAAAAIALAHALFDAARQGDSALLMRYLDAGVPFTLTNTAGDSLLMLAAYNGHPAIVRDLLNRGADADQANDRGQTPLAGAVFKGHTDVVRLLVDAGADPDAGTPSARAAAEMFGRTELVELFG; translated from the coding sequence ATGAATGCCGACGCAGGTAGGGACGGCGACGCAGGACCGGGCGGAACCGGCGACGACGCGGGGGCGGCGGCCGCGATTGCCCTGGCCCACGCGCTGTTCGATGCTGCCCGCCAAGGGGACAGCGCGCTCCTGATGCGGTACCTCGACGCAGGAGTTCCGTTCACGCTCACCAACACCGCCGGCGACAGCCTGCTCATGCTCGCCGCCTACAACGGGCACCCGGCCATCGTGCGCGACCTCCTGAACCGCGGCGCCGATGCCGACCAGGCCAACGACCGCGGGCAGACGCCCCTGGCGGGCGCCGTCTTCAAGGGGCACACGGACGTGGTCCGGCTCCTCGTCGACGCCGGAGCGGACCCCGACGCGGGGACCCCGTCCGCCCGTGCCGCTGCCGAGATGTTCGGCCGGACGGAGCTCGTCGAGCTGTTCGGCTAG
- a CDS encoding DoxX family protein translates to MHIALWIVAGALAAFFLAAGVAKTFQPIDKLSSRQGMTWVNDKPGYARTAGVFEILGALGLILPGIFRVATFLIPAAAIGLALIMALSIAFHLSRGEKGFTINIVALLLALFVAWGRATEWAL, encoded by the coding sequence ATGCATATCGCCTTGTGGATCGTGGCCGGTGCGCTAGCAGCCTTCTTCCTCGCTGCCGGCGTCGCGAAGACCTTCCAGCCCATCGACAAGCTCTCGTCCCGGCAGGGGATGACCTGGGTGAACGACAAGCCGGGCTACGCGCGCACTGCTGGTGTGTTCGAGATCCTGGGTGCTCTGGGGCTGATCCTCCCCGGGATCTTCCGGGTGGCCACGTTCCTGATCCCGGCAGCAGCAATCGGGCTGGCGCTGATCATGGCGCTGTCGATCGCGTTCCACCTCTCGCGGGGCGAAAAGGGATTCACCATCAACATCGTTGCTCTGCTGCTCGCGCTGTTCGTGGCCTGGGGACGCGCCACCGAGTGGGCCCTGTAG
- a CDS encoding RNA degradosome polyphosphate kinase, protein MDSETKRRGASLYGSSETAPARATQDRIDIPDFAPSLLPSGDIRPDRFLDREISWLDFNARVLELAEDPDLFLLERVSFLSIFASNLDEFFMVRVAGLKRRIATGLAVPSAAGLSPIEQLEKIMQDGYQLQQRHAAVFAEHIRPALAREQIHLTTWEELDEPARAELHKIFAEKVFPILTPLAVDPAHPFPYISGLSLNLAVVVRNPISEKELFARVKVPDQLPRLMSVDGPRAGNVAGRVARFIPLEEVIAVHLDQLFPGMEVLEHHLFRVTRNEDLEVEEDDAENLLQALEKELLRRRFGPPVRLEVTTDINPSIRALLSRELGVEEDEVYNLPAPLDLRGLSVIAGIDRGELHYPKHVPHTSRYLNESETSKAANVFAAMRRRDILLHHPYDSFSTSVQAFLEQAAADPKVQAIKQTLYRTSGDSPIVDALIDAAEAGKQVLALVEIKARFDEQANISWARKLEQAGVHVVYGIVGLKTHCKLSLVVRQEIDGLRRYCHIGTGNYHPRTARYYEDLGLLTANEQVGQDLSRLFNQLSGYAPKSTFKRLLVAPRSVRSGLIDRIEREIANKHAGLAARVVIKVNSMVDEAIIDSLYRASQAGVQVDVIVRGICSVRPGVPGLSENVTVRSVLGRFLEHSRVFAFANGGEPAVFIGSADMMHRNLDRRVEALVQLSSPEDISYLMNLMDRYMNPAVSSWHLDETGCWTRHHKDDDGAPLEDIQSWLLASRARQRAVSRR, encoded by the coding sequence ATGGATTCAGAGACAAAACGCCGGGGAGCGTCACTGTACGGATCTTCCGAGACGGCACCGGCCAGGGCGACCCAGGACCGCATCGACATCCCGGACTTCGCCCCCAGCCTCCTGCCGTCCGGCGACATCCGGCCGGACCGCTTCCTGGACCGCGAGATCAGCTGGCTCGACTTCAACGCCCGCGTCCTCGAACTCGCCGAGGACCCCGACCTCTTCCTCCTCGAGCGCGTCAGTTTCCTGTCCATCTTCGCGTCCAACCTGGACGAGTTCTTCATGGTGCGCGTCGCCGGCCTGAAACGCCGCATCGCCACAGGCCTGGCAGTCCCCTCCGCCGCCGGCCTGAGCCCCATCGAGCAGCTCGAGAAGATCATGCAGGACGGCTACCAGCTGCAGCAGCGCCACGCGGCCGTCTTCGCCGAGCACATCCGGCCGGCCCTCGCCCGGGAGCAGATCCACCTCACCACGTGGGAGGAGCTCGACGAGCCCGCCAGGGCCGAGCTCCATAAGATCTTCGCCGAGAAGGTCTTCCCGATCCTCACGCCCCTCGCCGTGGACCCCGCGCATCCCTTCCCCTACATCTCCGGGCTGTCCCTGAACCTCGCCGTCGTGGTGCGCAACCCGATCAGCGAGAAAGAGCTTTTCGCACGCGTCAAGGTGCCCGACCAGCTGCCGCGCCTGATGTCCGTCGACGGACCCCGCGCCGGCAACGTCGCCGGACGCGTCGCGCGCTTCATCCCGCTGGAGGAGGTCATCGCCGTCCACCTGGACCAGCTCTTCCCGGGCATGGAGGTCCTGGAACACCACCTGTTCCGCGTGACGCGCAACGAGGACCTCGAGGTCGAGGAGGACGACGCCGAGAACCTCCTGCAGGCGCTCGAGAAGGAGCTGCTGCGTCGCCGCTTCGGCCCGCCCGTGCGCCTCGAGGTGACCACGGACATCAACCCGAGCATCCGGGCGCTCCTGTCCCGCGAACTCGGCGTCGAGGAGGACGAGGTCTACAACCTGCCCGCGCCCCTGGACCTGCGCGGGCTCAGCGTCATCGCCGGGATCGACCGCGGCGAACTCCACTACCCCAAGCACGTCCCGCACACGAGCCGGTACCTCAACGAGAGCGAGACCTCCAAGGCGGCCAACGTGTTCGCGGCGATGCGCCGCCGGGACATCCTGCTGCACCACCCGTACGACTCGTTCTCGACGTCGGTCCAGGCCTTCCTGGAGCAGGCCGCCGCCGATCCGAAGGTGCAGGCCATCAAGCAGACCCTGTACCGGACGTCGGGCGACTCCCCCATCGTCGACGCCCTGATCGACGCCGCCGAGGCGGGCAAGCAGGTCCTCGCGCTCGTGGAGATCAAGGCCCGCTTCGACGAGCAGGCGAACATCTCCTGGGCCCGCAAGCTCGAGCAGGCCGGCGTGCACGTGGTCTACGGGATCGTGGGCCTCAAGACGCACTGCAAGCTCTCGCTCGTGGTGCGGCAGGAGATCGACGGGCTGCGGCGCTACTGCCACATCGGCACGGGCAACTACCACCCGCGCACGGCGCGGTACTACGAGGACCTCGGACTGCTCACGGCCAACGAGCAGGTGGGCCAGGACCTGTCGCGCCTGTTCAACCAGCTCTCCGGGTACGCACCGAAGTCCACCTTCAAGCGGCTCCTCGTCGCTCCGCGCTCCGTGCGCTCGGGCCTGATCGACCGTATCGAGCGTGAGATCGCCAACAAGCACGCGGGCCTCGCAGCACGCGTGGTCATTAAGGTCAACTCGATGGTCGACGAGGCGATCATCGACTCGCTGTACCGCGCATCCCAGGCGGGCGTCCAGGTCGACGTGATCGTCCGCGGCATCTGCTCGGTGCGGCCGGGTGTCCCGGGCCTCAGCGAGAACGTGACCGTCCGCTCCGTCCTCGGCCGTTTCCTGGAGCACTCCCGCGTGTTCGCCTTCGCGAACGGCGGCGAACCGGCGGTCTTCATCGGCTCGGCCGACATGATGCACCGCAACCTGGACCGCCGCGTCGAGGCCCTCGTGCAGCTCAGCTCGCCCGAGGACATCTCCTACCTGATGAACCTCATGGACCGCTACATGAACCCCGCGGTCTCCAGCTGGCACCTCGACGAGACCGGCTGCTGGACGCGCCACCACAAGGACGACGACGGCGCGCCGCTCGAGGACATCCAGTCCTGGCTGCTCGCCTCCCGGGCCCGCCAGCGTGCGGTGTCGCGCCGCTGA
- a CDS encoding NUDIX hydrolase, producing MAAPTKVAPAAAVQASGAAVVAAGTLCWRLGKGELELLIIHRPRYKDWSWPKGKLDPGETTPECAVRETFEEVGLSVTLGIPLATINYPVSSRDKVVHYWAARAERLVPAPDGKEVDRAEWVSPEKARELLSNPSDIEPLDALVEAHRAKDLQTWPLIVVRHAKAKPRSSWSRAEGERPLAATGRRQAVAVSRLLQAWSPERVVSSPWERCVQTISPYVHQRSAKLKLVDALTEHDAARKPGRARNAVERVFDKRRPVAICTHRPVLPLVFSVLGSHMTSRLRKLLPADDPYLAPGEAVICQVSSFNAGCIVSVEQFRAYDD from the coding sequence ATGGCCGCCCCCACGAAAGTCGCCCCCGCCGCCGCGGTGCAGGCAAGCGGTGCCGCCGTGGTCGCTGCCGGAACGCTCTGCTGGCGCCTCGGGAAAGGCGAACTCGAGCTCCTCATCATCCACCGTCCCCGGTACAAGGACTGGTCCTGGCCGAAGGGCAAGCTCGATCCGGGTGAGACGACGCCGGAGTGCGCCGTCCGTGAGACGTTCGAGGAGGTGGGGTTGAGCGTCACGCTGGGCATCCCGCTCGCCACAATCAACTACCCGGTGTCCTCCCGGGACAAGGTGGTGCACTACTGGGCGGCCCGGGCCGAACGGCTCGTCCCTGCCCCGGACGGCAAGGAAGTGGATCGGGCCGAGTGGGTGTCGCCGGAGAAGGCGCGCGAACTGCTGTCCAATCCGTCCGACATCGAACCCCTGGACGCCCTCGTCGAAGCGCACCGGGCGAAGGACCTGCAGACCTGGCCGCTGATCGTCGTCCGGCATGCGAAGGCGAAGCCCCGGTCCTCGTGGAGCAGGGCCGAGGGCGAGCGGCCGCTGGCCGCGACCGGCCGGCGCCAGGCCGTCGCGGTCAGCCGGCTGCTGCAGGCTTGGAGCCCCGAACGCGTGGTGAGCAGCCCCTGGGAGCGCTGCGTCCAGACGATTTCCCCCTACGTGCACCAGCGCAGCGCGAAGCTGAAGCTCGTGGACGCCCTCACCGAGCACGACGCCGCCCGTAAGCCGGGGCGTGCGCGGAACGCCGTCGAGCGGGTCTTCGACAAGCGCCGCCCGGTGGCCATCTGCACGCACCGCCCGGTGCTCCCGCTCGTGTTCTCGGTCCTCGGCAGCCACATGACGAGCAGGCTGCGGAAGCTCCTCCCCGCCGACGACCCCTATTTGGCGCCGGGCGAGGCCGTGATCTGCCAGGTCAGCAGCTTCAACGCCGGGTGCATCGTCTCCGTGGAGCAGTTCCGCGCCTACGACGACTGA
- the ygfZ gene encoding CAF17-like 4Fe-4S cluster assembly/insertion protein YgfZ, producing the protein MIPSPLLNRPGAVEGGGPDTGVAAHYGDPFREQRFLADGQAVVDLSHRGVVTVSGPDRLSWLNTLSSQLLLGLQPGQSSETLLLTVQGRIEHSVHVVDDGAVAWLITEGSEAAPLAAWLERMKFMLRVEVTDATDAWAVLGATRALPELGDDVLVWDDPWPSTGSGGYAYSTVDDAGHPGRERPWFEYLVPRDGLEAAVTSSGLALAGSLAAEALRIAAWRPRHGFETDEKTIPHELDLLRTAVHLAKGCYKGQETIARVHNLGHPPRRLTFLHLDGSQHTLPAVGSAVLSEGRTVGRVTSVGHHYEMGPIALAVLKRSADASADLLVQDGEEMYAAGQEVIVAPDAGQVVGRATGFLKGPR; encoded by the coding sequence ATGATCCCAAGCCCCCTCCTGAACCGTCCCGGTGCCGTCGAGGGTGGCGGACCGGACACCGGCGTCGCCGCCCACTACGGCGACCCCTTCCGTGAACAGCGCTTCCTCGCCGACGGTCAGGCCGTCGTCGACCTCTCGCACCGCGGCGTCGTGACGGTCTCCGGGCCCGATCGCCTCAGCTGGCTCAACACACTGTCCTCGCAGCTGCTCCTCGGCCTCCAGCCCGGACAGAGCTCCGAGACGCTGCTCCTCACCGTGCAGGGCCGCATCGAGCACTCGGTCCATGTCGTAGACGACGGCGCCGTCGCCTGGCTCATCACCGAAGGGAGCGAGGCAGCACCGCTCGCCGCCTGGCTCGAGCGCATGAAGTTCATGCTCCGCGTCGAGGTCACGGACGCCACCGATGCATGGGCCGTCCTCGGCGCGACCCGGGCCCTGCCCGAACTGGGCGACGACGTCCTCGTCTGGGACGATCCGTGGCCCTCCACCGGGTCGGGCGGCTATGCCTACTCGACGGTCGACGACGCCGGACACCCGGGACGGGAACGGCCCTGGTTCGAGTACCTCGTGCCGCGTGACGGCCTGGAAGCGGCGGTCACGTCCTCGGGGCTCGCCCTCGCCGGTTCTCTCGCGGCCGAGGCCCTGCGCATCGCCGCCTGGCGGCCGCGACACGGCTTCGAGACGGATGAGAAGACGATCCCGCACGAACTCGACCTCCTGCGCACCGCCGTACACCTCGCGAAGGGGTGCTACAAGGGGCAGGAGACCATCGCCCGCGTCCACAACCTCGGTCACCCGCCACGCCGGCTGACCTTCCTCCACCTCGACGGCAGCCAGCACACGCTCCCGGCCGTAGGGAGCGCCGTCCTCAGCGAGGGCCGCACCGTGGGCCGCGTGACGTCGGTCGGCCATCACTACGAGATGGGACCGATCGCCCTCGCCGTGCTCAAGCGCTCCGCCGACGCCTCCGCCGACCTCCTGGTGCAGGACGGCGAAGAGATGTACGCGGCAGGCCAGGAGGTCATCGTGGCACCGGACGCCGGGCAGGTCGTCGGGCGCGCTACGGGATTCCTGAAGGGGCCGCGATGA
- a CDS encoding winged helix-turn-helix transcriptional regulator, with amino-acid sequence MPHILMLTNTTGSSVDILPALELLNHKVHILAAEPTALLETEPCDVVLVDARKDLVGARSLTQLLKATGLSAPLVLVLTEGGMAAVAANWLADDVVLDSAGPAEVEARLRLVIARSTAASEETSAEIHASGVVIDEASYTARVGGEPLNLTYKEFELLKYLAQHPGRVFTRDQLLHEVWGYDYYGGTRTVDVHVRRLRAKLGADHEQLIGTVRNVGYRFTLTRLPEDRSPVNQDA; translated from the coding sequence ATGCCGCACATCCTGATGCTCACCAACACCACCGGCTCGTCGGTCGACATCCTGCCGGCCCTCGAACTGCTCAACCACAAGGTGCACATCCTCGCGGCGGAGCCCACGGCACTCCTCGAGACCGAACCCTGCGACGTCGTCCTGGTGGACGCGCGCAAGGACCTGGTCGGCGCCCGGTCCCTCACCCAGCTCCTCAAGGCCACCGGCCTGAGCGCGCCCCTGGTACTCGTCCTCACCGAGGGTGGCATGGCGGCGGTGGCGGCCAACTGGCTCGCGGACGACGTCGTCCTCGACTCGGCCGGCCCGGCGGAAGTGGAGGCGCGGCTGCGCCTCGTCATCGCGCGGTCGACGGCGGCGAGCGAGGAGACGAGCGCCGAGATCCACGCGTCCGGCGTGGTGATCGACGAGGCAAGCTACACGGCACGGGTCGGCGGCGAACCGCTGAACCTGACGTACAAGGAGTTCGAGCTCCTCAAGTACCTGGCGCAGCATCCGGGACGTGTCTTCACCCGGGACCAGCTCCTGCACGAGGTGTGGGGCTACGACTACTACGGCGGCACGCGCACCGTCGACGTCCACGTCCGGCGCCTCCGGGCGAAGCTGGGAGCGGACCATGAGCAGCTGATCGGGACGGTGCGGAACGTCGGGTACCGCTTCACGCTGACGCGCCTGCCGGAGGACCGCAGCCCGGTCAACCAGGACGCCTGA
- a CDS encoding MerR family transcriptional regulator, which produces MDWPIQEIARLANTTSRTLRHYDRLGLLRPSRMGPNGYRYYDQEALVRLQRILMLRELGLGLPEIARVLDHQDQTVPALRSHLTWLAQEQQRIERQIRSVRTTIAAQEEGRQLMPEDMFDGFDHTLYRDEVEERWGSEAYASGDRWWRSKTDAEKKAFTEQHRRIARDYAAARDAGLAPGSDVVQAIVSRHLDWLNLSAAATGNPVSAEHFPSYGDMYATDERFARNYGGIPGAEFVRDAIRAFAGIDPA; this is translated from the coding sequence GTGGATTGGCCGATCCAGGAGATAGCGCGGCTCGCCAACACGACCAGCCGAACGTTGCGTCACTATGACCGGCTCGGACTGCTGAGGCCGAGCCGTATGGGTCCCAATGGCTACCGCTACTACGACCAGGAGGCCCTCGTTCGCCTGCAACGCATCCTCATGCTGAGGGAGCTCGGGCTCGGGCTCCCCGAGATCGCGCGGGTCCTGGATCATCAGGACCAGACGGTGCCGGCGCTCCGCTCCCACCTCACGTGGCTGGCACAGGAACAACAACGGATCGAACGACAAATACGATCGGTCCGGACCACCATCGCTGCACAGGAAGAGGGCAGGCAACTCATGCCGGAAGACATGTTCGACGGGTTCGACCACACGCTTTACAGGGACGAGGTCGAGGAACGATGGGGCAGCGAAGCCTATGCCTCGGGGGACCGATGGTGGCGGTCGAAGACGGACGCCGAGAAGAAGGCCTTCACGGAGCAGCACCGCCGCATCGCGCGGGACTATGCGGCGGCACGCGACGCGGGTCTTGCACCAGGCAGCGATGTGGTGCAGGCGATCGTGTCACGACACCTCGACTGGCTCAACCTGTCCGCTGCAGCGACCGGGAACCCGGTTTCGGCCGAACATTTCCCGAGCTACGGCGACATGTATGCCACCGATGAACGATTCGCCCGCAACTACGGCGGCATCCCCGGTGCGGAATTCGTACGGGACGCCATTCGGGCATTCGCAGGAATCGACCCCGCGTAG
- a CDS encoding VOC family protein produces MTPLESPVPAPGPGVEAPGVTRDIYGMPMFATLLVADIEATVSWYTEGLGFIVLFTLPGPGGSTALVHLRRWQFQDLLVRPSVGPATPGSGLILSFAAVYDEIGQLAGRARAHGAGTVEGPVDSPWNTRDVTATDPDGNVVVFTAGRPPEATDAAFSERMRQWSTEQGLSKPDPPWGAR; encoded by the coding sequence ATGACTCCTCTCGAATCTCCGGTTCCCGCACCCGGACCCGGCGTGGAAGCCCCCGGCGTCACCCGTGACATCTACGGGATGCCCATGTTCGCGACCTTGCTGGTTGCCGACATCGAGGCCACGGTCTCCTGGTACACCGAAGGCCTCGGTTTCATCGTGCTGTTCACTCTCCCGGGTCCCGGGGGAAGCACCGCGCTGGTGCACCTCCGCAGATGGCAGTTCCAGGACCTGCTCGTCCGGCCATCGGTCGGCCCCGCCACTCCGGGGTCCGGCCTGATACTGAGCTTCGCTGCCGTCTACGACGAGATCGGGCAGCTGGCCGGCCGGGCCCGCGCCCATGGTGCCGGCACGGTCGAGGGGCCCGTCGACTCACCGTGGAACACCCGCGATGTCACGGCGACCGACCCGGACGGGAATGTCGTCGTCTTCACCGCCGGACGTCCACCGGAGGCAACCGATGCCGCGTTCTCCGAACGAATGCGACAGTGGAGCACGGAGCAGGGACTGTCGAAGCCTGACCCGCCGTGGGGTGCCCGATGA